Proteins found in one Salvelinus alpinus chromosome 11, SLU_Salpinus.1, whole genome shotgun sequence genomic segment:
- the LOC139533538 gene encoding serine protease FAM111A-like has translation MAAMVKSEPLDSNSDSSPDQKRKKMKMTEPNDRMQGHLHRFRFKFLDKEDRYDITCKSPCSVLQALETSSRFCKLKEKTEKQKMETRQQEKRMQRQDLVIQTMKGKKPIATHFPCHLIKNGQILTISTVFNDSEEATTETTQIYKENKQYVIFYIESEGGKNTKTKQLFKNKKLKPFSPLCIYAICGETVEMALTRDGRFHDNVFIQTFTLVESESDPPRCVEMNVLVDCLDKQTFKMILEERNATQAPTAPPQAGSNLQKEDETNSIQLPMSNTSTETSAACLTQALKHPVTVPDSAEILKILRHQFADLVKQMKKRYNKKNYSGVLSHLRGEFGKSTEGFSEVYTVKKLMELSDSVCMIDVEGVGQGTGFLLFDHYILTNAHLFIKDEISYVDRNDQILAKVTVTFNKENPNSSGVKVIEVKPEVIDFQWGFDAYNRHVDFAVLELQDVDTSTGLLCRSSPDPKTGRVCLIGHPGGGEKKMDFTTIIERERRGEAFRRETGKNDRMDMLINTSIEENREKYDMLMKPDSTEMTYDTFLFHGASGSPVFDESCQVISMHTGGFPYEHEGVKSVIEYAIPLFTILENFLIEMMNRNNVEILTKFTREALTGLHSRDLIYHFIRHLLEEWKPSFSAALTAVWETVKKNENHLKMKKHLRTWIISEKEVLEKIQKAGNEALKEFMSKNDLVKLSQTDDDDVWMSNRRLCCKYIQ, from the coding sequence CAGGGACATCTTCACCGCTTTCGCTTCAAATTCCTTGATAAAGAAGACCGGTATGACATCACCTGTAAAAGCCCTTGCAGTGTGTTACAGGCTCTTGAAACAAGTTCCAGATTCTGTAAACTAAAGGAAAAGACTGAGAAACAGAAGATGGAGACAAGACAACAAGAGAAGAGAATGCAAAGACAAGACCTTGTTATACAAACAATGAAAGGAAAGAAACCAATAGCAACACACTTCCCTTGTCATCTGATTAAGAATGGTCAAATACTCACCATATCAACCGTTTTCAATGATAGTGAAGAGGCCACAACTGAAACCACACAGATTTATAAAGAAAATAAGCAATATGTCATTTTTTACATTGAATCTGAAGGTGGTAAGAACACCAAAACCAAGCAACTGTTCAAAAACAAAAAACTAAAACCTTTTAGTCCTCTTTGCATCTACGCCATCTGTGGAGAGACAGTGGAGATGGCACTAACAAGAGATGGACGCTTCCATGACAATGTGTTCATTCAAACTTTCACTCTCGTTGAATCGGAATCAGATCCACCGAGGTGTGTTGAGATGAATGTACTAGTTGACTGTCTGGATAAACAAACCTTCAAAATGATCCTGGAAGAGAGAAACGCCACACAGGCTCCAACTGCCCCTCCACAAGCTGGCTCTAACCTTCAGAAAGAAGACGAGACTAACTCCATACAACTCCCCATGTCTAACACAAGCACTGAAACATCAGCTGCATGTCTAACACAAGCACTGAAACATCCAGTCACAGTGCCAGATTCTGCTGAGATTTTGAAGATTCTTCGCCACCAGTTTGCTGATTTGGTGAAACAGATGAAGAAGAGGTACAATAAGAAGAATTATTCTGGGGTGCTAAGTCATTTAAGGGGGGAATTTGGAAAGAGCACCGAGGGGTTCTCTGAAGTCTACACAGTTAAGAAGCTGATGGAACTGAGTGACTCAGTCTGTATGATCGATGTCGAGGGGGTCGGGCAAGGCACTGGCTTCCTGCTGTTTGATCATTACATTCTGACAAATGCACATTTGTTTATTAAAGATGAAATCTCATATGTTGATAGAAATGACCAGATCTTAGCCAAAGTAACTGTCACATTCAACAAAGAAAATCCCAATAGTTCAGGTGTGAAGGTGATTGAGGTGAAACCAGAGGTCATTGACTTTCAATGGGGATTTGACGCCTACAATCGACATGTGGACTTTGCTGTACTAGAGCTTCAGGACGTTGACACCTCCACCGGTCTTCTCTGTAGATCTAGCCCAGATCCAAAGACAGGTAGAGTCTGTCTCATTGGACACCCAGGTGGAGGAGAGAAAAAAATGGACTTCACCACCATtattgagagagaaagaagaggtgAGGCTTTCcgaagagagactgggaaaaatgaCAGAATGGATATGCTGATCAATACATCCATAGAAGAGAATAGAGAGAAGTATGACATGCTCATGAAACCAGACAGCACTGAAATGACCTATGACACCTTTCTCTTCCATGGAGCTTCTGGCTCCCCAGTCTTTGATGAGTCCTGCCAGGTGATATCCATGCACACTGGAGGGTTTCCCTACGAACATGAAGGAGTGAAGAGTGTGATTGAGTATGCCATCCCTCTCTTCACCATACTGGAGAACTTTCTGATCGAGATGATGAACAGAAACAATGTTGAAATACTGACCAAGTTCACCAGAGAAGCCTTGACAGGCCTCCATTCGCGTGATTTAATTTACCATTTTATCAGACACCTGTTAGAGGAATGGAAGCCCTCATTCAGTGCAGCCTTGACAGCAGTCTGGGAAACAGTTAAGAAAAATGAGAACCATCTAAAAATGAAAAAACATCTTAGAACATGGATCATTTCAGAAAAGGAGGTACTGGAAAAGATTCAGAAAGCAGGAAATGAAGCTTTGAAAGAGTTCATGTCTAAAAACGATCTTGTCAAGTTATCCcagactgatgatgatgatgtatggATGAGTAATAGGAGATTGTGTTGCAAATACATCCAGTAG